A genomic window from Streptococcus sanguinis includes:
- a CDS encoding DUF975 family protein, protein MNLSNIRAQARAIRSQTNGIFLLFAAPTLAGILNILLSLIGNLRDSVSDLTFSQFIYFLISQTLFPTTIQFITTLLLLSASYTMITVIRKNKNEVRFSDIGHLFTSKNFTPVFKTVLLKQLLLFLWNLPIFCGSLLSVFNAYKILNISEKLPAHTVLTAQSEAGQQILQYTPGMLLGTLLIFLGLGIAVPQYYAYSQAELILYDQLETDTYQGAFSTIRQSRKLMKGYKGKLFMLDLSFIGWNLLAKMTYGILNIMVLPYTATAYILFYEELKKEKTILNENNPQALGSLS, encoded by the coding sequence ATGAATCTAAGTAATATCAGAGCTCAGGCTCGTGCCATCCGAAGCCAAACGAATGGGATTTTTCTTTTGTTTGCAGCTCCGACTCTTGCCGGCATCCTAAACATCTTGCTTTCCCTTATTGGGAATCTAAGAGACTCCGTTTCTGACCTGACCTTCAGCCAGTTCATATATTTTCTGATTAGCCAAACTCTTTTCCCGACGACCATTCAGTTTATCACGACTCTCCTGCTGCTTTCTGCCAGCTATACCATGATAACCGTCATCCGCAAGAACAAGAACGAGGTCCGCTTTTCAGATATTGGGCATCTGTTTACGAGCAAGAACTTCACGCCTGTTTTTAAAACCGTTTTGCTCAAGCAACTCTTGCTTTTCCTTTGGAATCTTCCTATATTTTGCGGGAGTCTTCTGTCCGTCTTCAATGCTTATAAGATTCTCAATATTTCGGAAAAACTTCCTGCCCATACTGTGCTGACTGCTCAAAGCGAGGCAGGACAGCAGATTCTTCAATACACCCCTGGTATGTTACTGGGAACCCTCTTGATATTCCTTGGTCTGGGAATCGCTGTTCCTCAGTACTACGCCTATTCTCAAGCAGAGCTGATCCTATATGACCAGCTTGAGACTGACACCTACCAGGGAGCTTTCTCTACTATCCGTCAAAGTCGGAAGCTAATGAAGGGCTACAAAGGAAAGCTATTTATGCTGGATCTGAGCTTTATCGGCTGGAATTTACTGGCCAAAATGACTTATGGCATATTGAATATTATGGTTCTCCCTTATACAGCGACTGCTTACATTCTCTTCTACGAAGAGTTGAAAAAAGAAAAAACTATTCTAAACGAAAACAACCCGCAAGCACTGGGCTCCTTGTCCTAA
- the rpsS gene encoding 30S ribosomal protein S19 produces the protein MGRSLKKGPFVDEHLMKKVEAQANDEKKKVIKTWSRRSTIFPSFIGYTIAVYDGRKHVPVYIQEDMVGHKLGEFAPTRTYKGHAADDKKTRRK, from the coding sequence ATGGGACGCAGTCTTAAAAAAGGACCTTTCGTCGATGAGCATCTGATGAAGAAAGTTGAAGCTCAAGCTAACGACGAAAAGAAAAAAGTCATCAAAACTTGGTCACGTCGTTCAACGATCTTCCCAAGTTTCATTGGTTACACAATTGCAGTTTATGACGGACGTAAACACGTGCCTGTTTACATCCAGGAAGACATGGTAGGTCACAAGCTTGGTGAATTTGCGCCAACTCGTACTTACAAGGGTCACGCTGCAGACGACAAGAAAACACGTAGAAAATAA
- the rplP gene encoding 50S ribosomal protein L16, with protein MLVPKRVKHRREFRGKMRGEAKGGKEVAFGEYGLQATTSHWITNRQIEAARIAMTRYMKRGGKVWIKIFPHKSYTAKAIGVRMGSGKGAPEGWVAPVKRGKVMFEVAGVSEEIAREALRLASHKLPVKCKFVKREAE; from the coding sequence ATGTTAGTACCTAAACGTGTTAAACACCGTCGCGAATTCCGTGGAAAAATGCGCGGTGAAGCTAAAGGCGGAAAAGAAGTAGCATTTGGAGAATACGGTCTTCAAGCAACTACTAGCCACTGGATTACTAACCGCCAAATCGAAGCTGCCCGTATCGCTATGACTCGTTACATGAAACGTGGTGGTAAAGTTTGGATTAAAATCTTCCCACACAAATCATACACTGCAAAAGCTATCGGTGTACGGATGGGATCTGGTAAAGGTGCTCCAGAAGGATGGGTTGCACCAGTTAAGCGTGGCAAAGTAATGTTTGAAGTTGCTGGTGTTTCAGAAGAAATCGCTCGCGAAGCACTTCGCCTTGCAAGCCACAAACTTCCAGTTAAATGTAAATTCGTAAAACGTGAAGCAGAATAA
- a CDS encoding 50S ribosomal protein L24, with translation MFVKKGDKVRVIAGKDKGVEALVVTALPKVNKVVVEGVNIVKKHQKPNNENPQGAIVEKEAPIHVSNVQVLDKNGVAGRVGYKFVDGKKVRYNKKSGEVLD, from the coding sequence ATGTTTGTAAAAAAAGGCGACAAAGTTCGCGTAATTGCTGGTAAAGACAAGGGTGTTGAAGCACTTGTTGTTACAGCTCTTCCCAAAGTAAACAAAGTTGTTGTTGAAGGTGTAAACATCGTTAAGAAACACCAAAAGCCAAATAACGAAAACCCTCAAGGTGCTATCGTGGAAAAAGAAGCACCAATCCATGTGTCAAACGTTCAAGTACTTGACAAAAATGGTGTTGCAGGACGTGTTGGCTACAAGTTTGTAGACGGCAAAAAAGTTCGTTACAATAAAAAATCAGGCGAAGTGCTTGACTAA
- a CDS encoding 50S ribosomal protein L23, whose amino-acid sequence MNLYDVIKKPVITEGSMAQYEAGKYVFEVDTRAHKLLIKQAVEAAFEGVKVANVNTINVKPKAKRVGRYTGFTNKTKKAIVTLTADSKAIELFGAEEE is encoded by the coding sequence ATGAATTTGTACGACGTAATCAAAAAACCTGTTATCACTGAAGGCTCAATGGCTCAGTACGAAGCAGGCAAATACGTATTTGAAGTGGACACTCGCGCTCACAAACTCTTGATCAAGCAAGCTGTTGAAGCTGCTTTTGAAGGAGTTAAAGTTGCTAACGTTAACACTATCAATGTAAAACCAAAAGCAAAACGCGTTGGACGCTACACTGGTTTTACAAACAAAACTAAAAAAGCTATCGTAACACTGACAGCTGATTCTAAAGCAATCGAGTTGTTCGGTGCAGAAGAAGAATAA
- the rpsC gene encoding 30S ribosomal protein S3: MGQKVHPIGMRVGIIRDWDAKWYAEKEYADYLHEDLAIRKFVQKELADAAISTIEIERAVNKVNVSLHTAKPGMVIGKGGANVDALRAKLNKLTGKQVHINIIEIKRPDLDAHLVGEGIARQLEQRVAFRRAQKQAIQRTMRAGAKGIKTQVSGRLNGADIARSEGYSEGTVPLHTLRADIDYAWEEADTTYGKLGVKVWIYRGEVLPARKNTKGGK; the protein is encoded by the coding sequence GTGGGTCAAAAAGTACATCCAATTGGTATGCGTGTCGGCATCATCCGTGATTGGGATGCCAAATGGTATGCTGAAAAAGAATACGCGGATTACCTTCATGAAGATCTTGCAATCCGTAAATTCGTTCAAAAAGAATTGGCTGACGCAGCGATTTCAACTATTGAAATTGAACGCGCAGTAAACAAAGTAAACGTTTCTCTTCACACTGCTAAACCAGGTATGGTTATCGGTAAAGGCGGAGCAAACGTTGATGCACTCCGTGCAAAACTCAACAAATTGACTGGAAAACAAGTCCACATCAACATCATCGAAATCAAGCGTCCTGACTTGGATGCGCATCTGGTTGGTGAAGGAATTGCTCGCCAGCTTGAACAGCGTGTAGCTTTCCGTCGTGCTCAAAAACAAGCTATCCAACGCACAATGCGTGCAGGAGCTAAAGGAATCAAAACTCAAGTATCAGGTCGTTTGAATGGTGCAGATATTGCCCGCAGCGAAGGTTACTCTGAGGGAACTGTTCCGCTTCACACACTTCGTGCGGATATTGATTACGCTTGGGAAGAAGCTGATACTACTTACGGTAAACTGGGTGTTAAAGTCTGGATCTACCGTGGAGAAGTCCTTCCAGCTCGTAAAAACACTAAAGGAGGTAAATAA
- the rpsJ gene encoding 30S ribosomal protein S10 has product MANKKIRIRLKAYEHRTLDTAAAKIVETATRTGAEVAGPIPLPTERSLYTIIRATHKYKDSREQFEMRTHKRLIDIINPTQKTVDALMKLDLPSGVNVEIKL; this is encoded by the coding sequence ATGGCAAACAAAAAAATCCGCATCCGTTTGAAAGCTTACGAACATCGTACACTTGATACAGCGGCTGCAAAAATCGTAGAAACTGCTACTCGTACTGGTGCTGAAGTTGCGGGTCCAATCCCACTTCCAACTGAGCGCAGTCTCTACACAATCATTCGTGCGACTCACAAATACAAAGACTCTCGCGAACAATTTGAAATGCGTACTCACAAACGCTTGATCGATATCATTAACCCAACTCAAAAAACAGTTGACGCTTTGATGAAATTAGATCTTCCAAGTGGTGTGAACGTAGAGATTAAACTTTAA
- the rpsQ gene encoding 30S ribosomal protein S17, which translates to MERNNRKVLVGRVVSDKMDKTITVVVETKRNHPVYGKRINYSKKYKAHDENNVAKEGDIVRIMETRPLSATKRFRLVEVVEEAVII; encoded by the coding sequence ATGGAACGCAATAATCGTAAAGTTCTTGTCGGACGCGTTGTTTCTGACAAAATGGACAAAACAATCACAGTTGTAGTTGAAACTAAACGTAACCACCCAGTCTATGGTAAACGTATTAACTACTCTAAGAAGTACAAAGCACATGACGAAAACAATGTTGCCAAAGAAGGCGATATCGTTCGTATCATGGAAACTCGTCCGCTTTCAGCTACAAAACGCTTCCGTCTTGTAGAAGTCGTTGAAGAAGCGGTTATCATCTAA
- a CDS encoding 50S ribosomal protein L29: MKLNEVKEFVKELRGLSQEELAKRENELKKELFDLRFQAAAGQLEQTARLKEVKKQIARIKTIQSEVK, translated from the coding sequence ATGAAACTTAATGAAGTAAAAGAATTTGTTAAAGAACTTCGTGGTCTTTCTCAAGAAGAACTCGCGAAGCGTGAAAATGAATTGAAGAAAGAATTGTTTGATCTTCGTTTCCAAGCAGCTGCTGGCCAATTGGAGCAGACAGCTCGTTTGAAAGAAGTGAAGAAACAAATCGCTCGTATCAAAACTATTCAATCAGAAGTTAAATAA
- the rplE gene encoding 50S ribosomal protein L5 has protein sequence MANRLKEKYLKEVVPALTEKFNYSSVMAVPKVDKIVLNMGVGDAVSNAKNLEKAAEELALISGQKPLITKAKKSIAGFRLREGVAIGAKVTLRGERMYEFLDKLVSVSLPRVRDFHGVPTKSFDGRGNYTLGVKEQLIFPEINFDDVDKTRGLDIVIVTTANTDEESRELLTGLGMPFAK, from the coding sequence ATGGCAAATCGTTTAAAAGAAAAATATCTTAAAGAAGTAGTTCCTGCTTTGACTGAAAAGTTCAACTACTCATCTGTTATGGCTGTGCCAAAAGTGGATAAAATCGTTTTGAACATGGGTGTCGGTGACGCTGTATCAAACGCTAAAAACCTTGAAAAAGCTGCTGAAGAATTGGCTCTTATCTCAGGTCAAAAACCACTTATCACTAAAGCTAAAAAATCAATCGCCGGCTTCCGTCTTCGTGAAGGTGTAGCGATCGGTGCTAAAGTAACCCTTCGTGGCGAACGTATGTATGAATTCTTGGATAAATTGGTTTCAGTTTCTCTTCCACGTGTTCGTGACTTCCACGGTGTTCCAACAAAATCTTTTGATGGACGCGGAAACTACACACTTGGTGTGAAAGAACAATTGATCTTCCCAGAAATCAACTTTGATGACGTTGATAAGACTCGTGGTCTTGACATCGTTATCGTAACAACTGCTAACACTGACGAAGAGTCACGCGAATTGCTTACAGGCCTTGGAATGCCTTTTGCAAAATAA
- the tgt gene encoding tRNA guanosine(34) transglycosylase Tgt has product MSTSPIQYRLIKKEKHTGARLGEIITPHGTFPTPMFMPVGTQATVKTQSPEELKQMGSGIILSNTYHLWLRPGDELIARAGGLHKFMNWDQPILTDSGGFQVYSLADSRNITEEGVTFKNHLNGSKMFLSPEKAISIQNNLGSDIMMSFDECPQFYQPYDYVKKSIERTSRWAERGLKAHSRPHDQGLFGIVQGAGFEDLRRQSAQDLVSMDFPGYSIGGLAVGESHEEMNAVLDFTTPMLPENKPRYLMGVGAPDSLIDGVIRGVDMFDCVLPTRIARNGTCMTSEGRLVVKNAQFEEDFTPLDHNCDCYTCSNYTRAYIRHLLKADETFGIRLTSYHNLYFLVNLMKKVRQAIMDDNLLEFREDFIERYGYNKSSRNF; this is encoded by the coding sequence ATGTCAACATCACCGATTCAGTATCGTTTGATTAAAAAAGAAAAGCACACAGGTGCTCGCTTGGGAGAGATTATCACGCCTCACGGAACTTTTCCAACGCCTATGTTTATGCCAGTTGGGACCCAGGCGACGGTTAAGACCCAGTCACCAGAAGAGCTCAAGCAAATGGGTTCTGGTATCATCTTGTCCAATACTTATCACCTTTGGCTACGGCCGGGTGATGAGCTGATTGCCCGTGCAGGTGGCCTACACAAGTTCATGAACTGGGACCAGCCTATTCTGACCGATAGCGGCGGTTTCCAGGTTTATTCTCTAGCTGACAGCCGCAATATCACAGAAGAAGGGGTAACTTTCAAGAACCACCTCAATGGTTCCAAAATGTTCCTGTCGCCAGAAAAGGCTATCTCCATCCAGAACAATCTAGGCAGTGACATCATGATGTCCTTTGATGAGTGTCCGCAGTTCTACCAACCTTATGACTATGTCAAGAAGTCTATTGAGCGGACTAGCCGTTGGGCGGAACGTGGACTGAAAGCTCACAGCCGCCCGCACGACCAGGGTCTCTTTGGCATTGTTCAGGGTGCTGGCTTTGAAGATTTACGCCGCCAGTCTGCTCAAGACTTGGTCAGCATGGATTTCCCGGGCTACTCAATCGGAGGACTAGCTGTCGGAGAGTCTCATGAGGAGATGAATGCAGTGCTGGACTTCACAACGCCAATGCTGCCTGAAAACAAGCCCCGCTATCTTATGGGAGTAGGAGCGCCAGATAGCTTGATTGATGGTGTTATCCGTGGTGTGGATATGTTTGACTGCGTTCTGCCGACTCGCATTGCCCGAAACGGCACCTGTATGACCAGCGAAGGACGTCTGGTGGTTAAAAATGCTCAGTTTGAGGAAGATTTCACGCCTTTGGACCACAACTGTGACTGCTACACTTGTAGCAACTACACGAGGGCCTATATCCGCCACTTGCTTAAAGCGGATGAAACCTTTGGGATTCGCCTGACCAGTTATCACAACCTCTACTTCTTGGTAAACCTTATGAAGAAGGTTCGCCAAGCTATTATGGATGACAACTTGCTGGAATTCCGTGAAGACTTTATTGAGCGCTACGGCTACAATAAATCCAGTCGAAATTTCTAA
- a CDS encoding phosphoribulokinase codes for MSDEEKLLKRLTAYLSDDQKHTILIYGHGASGKSTFARRLQLALGEERANLLETDPYVITGEYRDLLSSKDFPHQKVTACLPAVHELSSLERDICALQSGLDILTIGTAWSPSLRLSARKPILIVEGMSAAFLPESLFDLSICFYTDDQTELERRLARDVAVRERRPEWIEQTHLARREQYRHFYQPYLAAADLVICQSGNSFRIEKDSPLL; via the coding sequence ATGTCTGATGAAGAGAAATTGCTGAAAAGATTGACAGCGTATCTGTCAGATGACCAAAAACATACTATACTTATTTATGGTCATGGTGCTTCAGGCAAGTCAACTTTTGCTCGAAGACTCCAGTTAGCCTTGGGTGAGGAACGAGCCAATCTGCTGGAAACAGATCCTTATGTAATTACTGGAGAGTATCGAGATTTGCTCAGTTCTAAAGATTTTCCGCATCAAAAAGTCACAGCCTGCCTCCCAGCCGTTCATGAACTAAGCAGTCTGGAGCGAGATATTTGTGCCTTGCAGTCTGGTCTGGATATTCTGACCATTGGCACAGCTTGGTCGCCTAGCTTGCGTTTATCAGCCCGAAAGCCGATTTTAATAGTAGAAGGTATGTCGGCTGCCTTTTTGCCTGAAAGCTTGTTTGATTTGTCGATTTGTTTTTACACGGATGATCAGACTGAGTTAGAGCGCCGCTTGGCTCGGGATGTGGCTGTGCGAGAGCGCAGGCCAGAGTGGATAGAGCAGACGCATCTGGCTCGGCGAGAGCAATATAGGCACTTTTATCAACCCTATCTAGCAGCTGCTGATCTTGTCATCTGCCAGTCGGGCAACAGCTTTCGCATCGAAAAGGACAGTCCCTTGTTATAA
- a CDS encoding 50S ribosomal protein L3, producing MTKGILGKKVGMTQIFTEAGELIPVTVVEAAPNVVLQVKTVETDGYNAVQVGFDDLRDVLSNKPAKGHVAKANTAPKRFIREFKNIEGLEVGAEITVDTFEAGDVVDVTGTSKGKGFQGVIKRHGQSRGPMAHGSRYHRRPGSMGPVAPNRVFKNKRLAGRMGGNRVTIQNLEVVQVVPEKNVILIKGNVPGAKKSLITIKSAVKAGK from the coding sequence ATGACAAAAGGAATCTTAGGGAAAAAAGTGGGAATGACTCAAATCTTCACTGAAGCTGGCGAATTAATCCCTGTAACTGTTGTTGAAGCAGCTCCAAACGTTGTTCTTCAAGTTAAAACAGTTGAAACAGATGGTTACAACGCAGTTCAAGTTGGTTTTGATGACCTTCGTGACGTATTGAGCAACAAACCTGCCAAAGGCCATGTAGCGAAAGCTAACACAGCTCCTAAGCGCTTCATTCGTGAATTCAAAAACATTGAAGGCTTGGAAGTAGGAGCAGAAATCACTGTCGATACATTCGAAGCTGGTGATGTTGTTGATGTAACAGGAACTTCAAAAGGTAAAGGTTTCCAAGGTGTTATCAAACGCCACGGCCAATCTCGTGGTCCAATGGCTCACGGTTCACGTTACCATCGTCGTCCTGGTTCAATGGGACCGGTTGCGCCAAACCGCGTTTTCAAAAACAAACGCTTGGCTGGACGTATGGGTGGCAACCGTGTGACGATTCAAAACCTTGAAGTCGTACAGGTTGTTCCAGAGAAGAACGTTATCCTGATTAAAGGTAACGTACCAGGTGCTAAGAAATCTCTTATCACTATCAAGTCAGCAGTTAAAGCTGGTAAATAA
- a CDS encoding AAA family ATPase — protein sequence MAKLVIIRGNSGSGKSSLTRKLQTHYGRGTLLISQDTVRRDMLKEKVEPGNLSIDLTETLARFGYERDLLVLVEGFYETDIYGQMLEQLKKLFAPQVFAYYYDLSFEETVRRHQTRAKQEEFSPADMKRWGKERDFLGWEEESFFTDEDSLETAFDKICSALDKTEYNSK from the coding sequence ATGGCCAAGTTAGTCATCATTCGTGGCAATTCCGGCTCTGGCAAGTCTAGCCTGACCAGGAAACTGCAGACTCACTACGGCCGAGGAACTCTCCTGATATCACAGGATACGGTTAGACGGGATATGCTCAAGGAAAAAGTTGAGCCGGGAAATTTATCTATTGACCTGACGGAAACATTGGCACGCTTCGGTTACGAACGTGATTTGCTGGTTCTGGTAGAAGGGTTTTATGAGACAGATATTTACGGACAGATGCTAGAGCAGTTGAAAAAGCTCTTCGCTCCGCAGGTCTTTGCTTACTACTATGACCTATCCTTTGAAGAAACAGTCCGCCGCCATCAGACTAGAGCGAAGCAAGAAGAATTTAGCCCAGCCGACATGAAGCGCTGGGGTAAAGAACGAGACTTCTTAGGCTGGGAAGAGGAATCCTTTTTCACAGATGAGGATTCGCTAGAGACAGCATTTGACAAAATCTGCTCTGCCCTGGACAAGACAGAATATAATAGTAAATAA
- a CDS encoding CoA-binding protein, translating to MTYHFQNPSDAIVKHYLKNSKVIAVVGLSDREETTSNRVSKEMQERGYRIIPVNPRAAGSQIFGETVYASLKDIPFPVDIVDVYRRSEFLPDVALDFLQSDAKIFWAQLGLESEEAEQILRAAGRDDIVMDRCIKREHSRLILGE from the coding sequence AGCGATGCCATCGTCAAGCATTATTTGAAAAACAGCAAGGTGATTGCTGTTGTTGGCCTGTCTGACCGCGAAGAAACGACAAGCAACCGTGTGTCCAAGGAGATGCAGGAGCGGGGCTATCGCATTATCCCAGTCAATCCGCGGGCAGCGGGCAGTCAGATTTTTGGAGAGACTGTTTATGCCAGTCTCAAAGACATTCCTTTTCCGGTGGATATTGTTGATGTATACCGTCGCAGTGAGTTTTTGCCGGATGTGGCACTGGATTTTCTGCAGTCGGATGCCAAGATTTTCTGGGCTCAGTTGGGCTTGGAGAGTGAGGAGGCTGAGCAGATTTTGCGGGCAGCCGGTCGGGATGACATTGTCATGGATCGCTGCATTAAACGCGAGCATAGCCGCTTGATTCTGGGCGAATAA
- a CDS encoding 50S ribosomal protein L22 — protein MAEITSAKAMARTVRVSPRKSRLVLDNIRGKNVADAIAILKFTPNKAAGIIEKVLNSAIANAENNFGLEKANLVVSEAFANEGPTMKRFRPRAKGSASPINKRTSHITVVVAEK, from the coding sequence ATGGCAGAAATTACTTCAGCTAAAGCAATGGCTCGTACAGTGCGTGTTTCACCTCGTAAATCTCGTCTGGTTCTTGACAATATTCGTGGTAAAAACGTCGCTGACGCAATCGCAATCTTGAAATTCACTCCAAACAAAGCTGCTGGCATTATCGAAAAAGTTTTGAACTCTGCAATCGCTAATGCTGAAAACAACTTTGGTTTGGAAAAAGCAAACTTGGTAGTATCTGAAGCTTTCGCAAACGAAGGACCAACTATGAAACGTTTCCGTCCGCGCGCTAAAGGTTCAGCTTCACCAATCAACAAACGCACAAGCCACATCACTGTGGTCGTTGCAGAAAAATAA
- the rplD gene encoding 50S ribosomal protein L4: protein MANVKLFDQTGKEAGEVVLNDAVFGIEPNESVVFDVIISQRASLRQGTHAVKNRSAVSGGGRKPWRQKGTGRARQGSIRSPQWRGGGIVFGPTPRSYAYKLPRKVRRLALKSVYSEKVAENKFVAVDSLSFTAPKTAEFAKVLAALSIDTKVLVILEEGNEFAALSARNLPNVKVATATTASVLDIVNSDKLLVTQAAISKIEEVLA, encoded by the coding sequence ATGGCAAACGTAAAATTATTTGACCAAACTGGTAAAGAAGCTGGTGAAGTAGTTCTGAACGATGCGGTCTTTGGTATTGAACCAAATGAATCAGTTGTCTTTGATGTTATCATCAGCCAACGCGCTAGCCTTCGTCAAGGAACTCACGCTGTTAAAAACCGTTCTGCAGTATCAGGCGGCGGACGCAAACCATGGCGTCAAAAAGGAACTGGACGTGCTCGTCAAGGTTCTATCCGCTCTCCACAATGGCGTGGTGGTGGTATCGTATTCGGTCCAACTCCTCGTTCATATGCTTACAAACTTCCACGTAAAGTTCGTAGATTGGCATTGAAATCAGTTTACTCTGAAAAAGTTGCTGAAAACAAATTCGTAGCTGTAGACAGCCTTTCATTTACAGCTCCAAAAACTGCTGAGTTTGCAAAAGTGCTTGCTGCGCTAAGTATCGACACAAAAGTACTTGTTATTCTTGAAGAAGGAAACGAATTCGCTGCACTTTCAGCACGTAACCTTCCAAATGTTAAAGTTGCAACTGCAACAACAGCAAGCGTTCTGGACATCGTAAACAGCGACAAACTTCTTGTTACTCAAGCAGCTATCTCTAAAATTGAGGAGGTTCTTGCATAA
- the rplN gene encoding 50S ribosomal protein L14 → MIQTETRLKVADNSGAREILTIKVLGGSGRKFANIGDVIVASVKQATPGGAVKKGDVVKAVIVRTKSGARRKDGSYIKFDENAAVIIREDKTPRGTRIFGPVARELRDGGFMKIVSLAPEVL, encoded by the coding sequence ATGATTCAAACAGAAACTCGTTTGAAAGTTGCCGACAACAGCGGCGCTCGCGAAATCTTGACAATCAAAGTTCTTGGTGGCTCAGGACGTAAGTTCGCTAACATCGGTGATGTAATCGTTGCGTCTGTAAAACAAGCTACTCCTGGTGGTGCGGTTAAGAAAGGTGACGTTGTAAAAGCTGTTATCGTTCGTACTAAATCAGGTGCTCGTCGTAAAGATGGCTCATACATCAAATTTGACGAAAACGCTGCAGTCATCATCCGTGAAGACAAAACTCCTCGCGGAACTCGTATCTTCGGCCCAGTTGCTCGTGAATTGCGTGACGGCGGCTTCATGAAGATCGTATCATTGGCTCCAGAAGTACTTTAA
- the rplB gene encoding 50S ribosomal protein L2, translating to MGIRVYKPTTNGRRNMTSLDFAEITTSTPEKSLLVSLKSKAGRNNNGRITVRHQGGGHKRHYRLIDFKRNKDAVEAVVKTIEYDPNRSANIALVHYTDGVKAYIIAPKGLEVGQRIVSGPEADIKVGNALPLANIPVGTLVHNIELKPGRGGELVRAAGASAQVLGQEGKYTLVRLQSGEVRMILGTCRATVGVVGNEQHGLVNLGKAGRSRWKGIRPTVRGSVMNPNDHPHGGGEGKAPVGRKAPSTPWGKPALGLKTRNKKAKSDKLIVRRRNEK from the coding sequence GTGGGAATTCGTGTTTATAAACCAACAACAAACGGTCGCCGTAATATGACTTCTTTGGATTTCGCTGAAATCACTACCAGCACTCCAGAAAAATCTTTGCTTGTTTCTTTGAAGAGCAAGGCTGGTCGTAATAACAACGGTCGCATCACTGTTCGTCACCAAGGTGGCGGCCACAAGCGCCACTACCGTTTGATTGACTTCAAGCGTAACAAAGACGCTGTTGAAGCAGTTGTAAAAACAATCGAGTATGATCCAAATCGTTCAGCAAACATCGCTTTGGTTCACTACACTGACGGTGTGAAGGCTTATATCATCGCTCCTAAAGGTCTTGAAGTTGGTCAACGCATCGTTTCAGGTCCTGAAGCAGATATCAAAGTCGGAAACGCCCTTCCGCTTGCTAACATCCCGGTTGGTACTTTGGTTCACAACATTGAGTTGAAGCCAGGCCGCGGTGGAGAATTGGTTCGTGCTGCTGGAGCTTCTGCTCAAGTATTGGGTCAAGAAGGTAAGTACACTCTTGTTCGTCTTCAATCAGGCGAAGTTCGTATGATTCTTGGTACTTGTCGCGCTACAGTTGGTGTTGTCGGAAACGAACAACATGGACTTGTAAACCTTGGTAAAGCAGGACGTAGCCGTTGGAAAGGTATCCGTCCAACAGTTCGCGGTTCTGTAATGAACCCTAACGATCACCCACACGGTGGTGGTGAAGGTAAAGCACCAGTTGGTCGTAAAGCGCCATCTACTCCATGGGGCAAACCTGCTCTTGGACTTAAAACTCGTAACAAAAAAGCGAAATCTGACAAACTTATCGTTCGTCGTCGCAACGAGAAATAA